Proteins from a genomic interval of Beijerinckia indica subsp. indica ATCC 9039:
- a CDS encoding universal stress protein — protein sequence MRHLARSSRTHLGRHGISAELMEVSSGGKHVPDVLLTYIADLQVDLLIMGAYGHPRLFEFMFGGTTQSLLDRITIPVLMSH from the coding sequence ATGCGCCATCTCGCCCGCTCTTCGCGGACGCATCTTGGCCGGCACGGCATCTCAGCTGAACTGATGGAGGTTTCCTCCGGCGGCAAGCACGTGCCTGATGTGCTCCTGACCTATATCGCGGATTTGCAGGTGGATCTCTTGATTATGGGGGCTTATGGCCACCCGCGCTTATTCGAATTCATGTTCGGCGGCACAACCCAGTCTCTTCTCGACCGTATAACCATACCCGTTCTGATGTCTCATTAG
- a CDS encoding LysR family transcriptional regulator: MALPDLEAWAIFAKVVETGSFAAAAAELGITGPTVSKALGRLEARFGERLIHRTSRRFSLTETGRVLAIRAAQILAEGEAIEAEAQAKSATPRGKIRLAAPMSFGLRHVSPVLPEFLAMYPNVSIDLQLDDRMVDLVASGIDVALRIADLPDSSLLARRLCPVHRWVVGTPSYFERHGTPLRPRDLASHACLSYNYLMSGEIWHFKDTKGVEESVSINARLSSNNAEALCASLEAGEGIALQPDFIAWQAVKAGRLIAVLTDWTSSPLALNLITPAGPRAIRTQVLLDFLTRRFATGVAPWTIAASTP; encoded by the coding sequence ATGGCTTTACCGGACCTCGAAGCCTGGGCTATTTTCGCCAAGGTGGTGGAAACCGGCTCTTTCGCAGCGGCGGCAGCCGAACTCGGGATTACAGGGCCCACGGTTTCGAAAGCTTTGGGTCGCCTCGAAGCGCGCTTTGGTGAACGATTGATTCATCGGACATCGCGTCGCTTTTCCTTGACTGAGACCGGCAGAGTTCTAGCGATCCGCGCTGCTCAGATCCTCGCCGAGGGTGAGGCTATTGAAGCGGAGGCCCAGGCCAAATCGGCAACGCCGCGCGGCAAGATCAGGCTTGCAGCACCTATGTCCTTCGGATTACGCCATGTCTCGCCGGTTTTGCCGGAGTTCCTGGCAATGTATCCGAACGTATCGATCGATCTCCAACTCGACGATCGCATGGTCGATCTGGTGGCTAGCGGGATCGACGTCGCGCTGCGCATCGCGGACTTACCGGATTCAAGCCTACTCGCGCGGCGGCTCTGCCCAGTGCATCGCTGGGTCGTGGGTACGCCAAGCTATTTTGAACGCCATGGAACGCCGCTGCGGCCGCGCGACCTCGCGAGCCATGCCTGCCTCAGCTACAACTATCTCATGAGCGGCGAGATCTGGCACTTCAAAGATACCAAAGGCGTGGAGGAGAGTGTCAGTATCAATGCCCGCTTGAGTTCCAACAATGCTGAAGCTCTGTGTGCCTCGCTTGAGGCCGGCGAAGGGATCGCGCTTCAACCGGACTTCATCGCGTGGCAGGCCGTCAAGGCTGGGCGCCTCATCGCCGTCCTGACCGACTGGACCTCCTCACCTTTGGCGCTGAACCTCATAACGCCTGCCGGACCTCGCGCGATCCGCACCCAGGTTCTGCTGGATTTTCTTACACGCCGCTTCGCGACCGGCGTGGCGCCGTGGACGATCGCTGCATCGACACCGTAG
- a CDS encoding pyrroloquinoline quinone-dependent dehydrogenase: MSAKAFAFGSVSILSLATGAALAAGPTQQELNNATTDSANWPYVDHDYRGQRYTPLDQINAKNAADLTQICAYSFPEKMPAQTAPIVYNGTIFATTTHYTVAIDGANCKVIWQSEWKPRDHETFVTHRGAAIKDGKVVRGTADGYLLALDAETGKVLWSRQVVKPSDGYFFSMPPLIYDDLVLIGPAGSEFASKGWVGAFRLSDGEPVWTFNTVPDPDEPGAETWGSDPNVLKHGGGNLWTPMSFDVEKGLLYVPVGNPAPDFYDKNRPGDNLYTDSVVALDVRTGKLAWYYQAIPHDVRDYDLSHAAPVFTIEVDGQKRTLIALNGKDGLMQVLDRDTRKVLYSVPFTTRENADGPISSLSKRICPGLLGGHEWNGGAYSPQLSTLFMPATDWCNQIQPAAEQPNPEGENKRGQFFGGKFQFEPWANARGWLTAFDAATGQKRWQYQSGKPIIGSVAATGGDLVFVGELTGDFLAFDAKDGKIVFKHSLGGPAAGGVVSYASGAKQYVAVVSGFVGGYYNQMAPEIGGGNPTITVFALKP, encoded by the coding sequence ATGAGTGCCAAAGCCTTTGCATTCGGAAGCGTTTCTATTCTGTCTCTAGCGACCGGTGCCGCGCTGGCGGCGGGTCCGACGCAACAGGAGCTGAATAACGCCACCACGGATAGTGCCAACTGGCCGTATGTGGATCACGACTATCGCGGCCAACGTTATACGCCGCTTGATCAGATCAATGCGAAGAATGCTGCCGATCTCACACAGATCTGCGCCTACAGCTTCCCGGAGAAAATGCCGGCGCAAACCGCGCCGATCGTCTATAACGGCACCATCTTCGCGACGACCACGCACTATACCGTGGCGATTGATGGTGCGAACTGCAAGGTGATTTGGCAATCCGAATGGAAGCCGCGGGATCATGAGACGTTCGTCACCCATCGGGGCGCCGCTATCAAAGATGGCAAAGTCGTGCGCGGGACCGCTGACGGTTATCTCCTTGCATTGGATGCCGAGACCGGCAAAGTGCTGTGGTCGCGGCAGGTTGTGAAGCCCAGCGACGGCTATTTCTTCAGCATGCCGCCACTCATCTACGATGACCTCGTGCTGATTGGCCCGGCGGGATCTGAGTTCGCCAGCAAGGGTTGGGTTGGCGCCTTCCGGCTGAGCGATGGCGAACCCGTGTGGACGTTCAACACGGTGCCGGACCCCGATGAGCCGGGTGCGGAAACATGGGGTAGCGATCCCAACGTTCTAAAACACGGGGGTGGCAATCTCTGGACACCCATGTCGTTCGACGTGGAAAAGGGCTTGCTGTATGTGCCAGTCGGCAATCCGGCACCCGACTTCTATGATAAAAATCGCCCGGGCGATAATCTCTACACGGACTCGGTTGTGGCGTTGGATGTCCGCACCGGTAAGCTGGCGTGGTACTATCAAGCGATCCCGCATGATGTGCGAGACTACGACTTGAGTCATGCCGCGCCGGTTTTCACGATCGAGGTCGATGGCCAGAAGCGCACGCTCATTGCCCTGAATGGCAAGGACGGCCTGATGCAGGTGTTGGATCGTGACACGCGCAAGGTGCTTTACAGCGTTCCCTTCACCACACGGGAGAACGCCGATGGTCCGATCAGCAGCTTGTCCAAGCGCATATGTCCCGGCCTTTTGGGCGGCCATGAGTGGAATGGAGGCGCTTACAGCCCACAGCTCAGCACATTGTTTATGCCGGCGACAGACTGGTGCAATCAGATCCAGCCGGCGGCGGAGCAGCCAAACCCGGAAGGCGAGAACAAGCGAGGCCAGTTTTTCGGTGGCAAGTTCCAGTTCGAGCCCTGGGCCAACGCGCGTGGCTGGCTTACCGCGTTCGACGCCGCGACGGGTCAGAAGCGCTGGCAGTACCAGTCTGGCAAGCCAATAATCGGCAGCGTGGCGGCTACAGGCGGCGACCTGGTCTTCGTCGGAGAGCTCACTGGCGACTTTCTCGCCTTCGACGCGAAGGACGGCAAAATTGTCTTCAAGCATAGCCTTGGCGGCCCTGCCGCAGGGGGCGTGGTCAGTTACGCTTCTGGCGCCAAGCAATATGTTGCCGTGGTCTCTGGTTTCGTGGGTGGCTATTACAACCAGATGGCGCCAGAGATTGGCGGCGGAAATCCGACCATCACGGTCTTCGCACTAAAACCGTAA
- a CDS encoding MFS transporter, whose product MQITQPASAATTSVGKGLLFAMAASCGIAVANIYYNQPMLGVIEDSFDHAGAAGLIPTATQLGYAAGLFLLVPLGDLVERRRLIVMQFALLGIVLALAGLAPSAWTLVIASLCIGFAATVAQQIIPFAASLAPASERGAVIGTVMGGLLCGILLSRTLAGYVATYFGWREMFWIGVPLALIGGVLMRVVLPLSQISSDIRYPALIRSLAGLWQDEPILRQVTIVQAALFASFTAFWTILALRLQGAAFHLGADVAGLFGFVGAVGILAAPMAGHLADRRGPRPVVLLGLGSVLLAWILFGVWTSLVGLVVGVVVLDFGMQSALVSHQHMVFALRPEARSRLNTIFMSGMFVGGAIGSAGATFAWNIADWPGVCVYGTGLALFALAVRLLGGQPAR is encoded by the coding sequence ATGCAAATCACTCAACCCGCAAGTGCCGCGACGACATCGGTCGGCAAGGGGCTTCTCTTCGCAATGGCTGCTTCTTGCGGCATCGCTGTCGCCAACATCTATTACAATCAGCCGATGCTCGGCGTGATCGAAGACTCTTTTGATCATGCAGGCGCAGCCGGGCTCATCCCGACTGCGACGCAACTCGGCTATGCGGCTGGCTTGTTCCTGCTCGTGCCACTTGGGGATCTGGTCGAGCGGCGTAGGCTCATTGTCATGCAATTCGCTTTGCTCGGCATCGTCCTTGCCCTGGCTGGTCTCGCCCCCTCGGCTTGGACGCTGGTCATCGCGTCTTTGTGTATCGGCTTTGCCGCAACGGTGGCGCAGCAGATCATCCCGTTCGCGGCATCCCTCGCGCCCGCCAGTGAACGCGGCGCCGTGATCGGAACGGTGATGGGAGGTCTGCTGTGCGGAATCCTTCTCAGCCGGACGCTTGCCGGCTATGTCGCGACATATTTTGGCTGGCGTGAAATGTTCTGGATTGGTGTCCCGCTTGCCTTAATCGGCGGTGTGTTGATGCGTGTTGTATTGCCTTTGAGCCAGATCTCCTCGGATATCCGCTATCCGGCTCTCATCCGATCATTGGCGGGCCTTTGGCAGGATGAGCCGATCCTGCGCCAGGTGACGATCGTGCAGGCGGCTCTGTTTGCATCGTTCACCGCATTTTGGACGATCCTGGCGTTGCGCCTGCAAGGCGCGGCATTTCATCTTGGCGCGGATGTAGCGGGTCTCTTTGGTTTCGTTGGCGCGGTTGGCATCCTTGCCGCTCCGATGGCTGGGCATCTTGCCGATCGGCGTGGGCCTCGCCCTGTCGTCTTGCTTGGACTTGGTTCAGTCCTGCTGGCTTGGATCCTTTTCGGCGTTTGGACGAGCTTGGTGGGCCTCGTGGTGGGTGTCGTTGTCTTGGATTTTGGTATGCAGAGCGCATTGGTTTCTCACCAACACATGGTTTTTGCCTTGCGTCCTGAGGCGCGCAGCCGTCTGAACACAATCTTCATGAGCGGGATGTTCGTCGGTGGGGCGATTGGATCCGCCGGCGCGACCTTCGCCTGGAATATCGCCGATTGGCCGGGTGTATGCGTTTATGGCACTGGGCTCGCCTTGTTCGCGCTTGCTGTTCGATTGCTTGGCGGCCAGCCCGCTCGTTGA
- a CDS encoding alpha/beta fold hydrolase — protein MIEIRHKTVHANGIRQHYLEVGNGPPIVLLHGFPETSYAWRHQIPVLAEHYRVIAPDLRGYGETDKPAAGYDKRTMALDIVALLKALDIPKIALIGHDRGARVATRFAKDHPALLDRLVVMDNVPTRIVARSVNAQVAKAYWFFFFHLVPDLPEALIAGREDLWLRHFFSDWCYNPHTISGEAFDTYVQAYRRPGAVRGAMADYRANLEDNAQDQIDADVKITCPVLSLWGEDFEAVGKMFDMPSIWAEMAHNLRAEPIAQCGHLPHEEQPERVNKLLLEFLDGWAG, from the coding sequence ATGATTGAAATCCGCCACAAGACGGTCCATGCCAATGGCATACGCCAGCACTATCTTGAGGTTGGCAATGGTCCGCCCATCGTATTGCTCCATGGATTTCCTGAAACGAGCTATGCATGGCGCCATCAGATTCCCGTGCTCGCCGAACATTACCGGGTGATTGCGCCGGACCTGCGCGGTTATGGCGAAACGGACAAGCCCGCGGCAGGTTATGACAAACGCACGATGGCGCTCGACATCGTCGCATTGCTCAAAGCTCTCGATATCCCCAAGATCGCGCTCATCGGCCATGATCGTGGTGCGCGTGTAGCCACGCGTTTCGCCAAGGATCATCCAGCTCTCCTTGATCGCTTGGTCGTGATGGATAATGTGCCAACACGGATCGTCGCACGAAGCGTAAACGCGCAAGTTGCCAAGGCATATTGGTTTTTCTTCTTTCACCTCGTGCCGGATTTACCCGAAGCGCTGATCGCTGGCCGGGAGGATTTGTGGCTACGGCATTTCTTCTCCGATTGGTGTTACAACCCTCACACAATCTCGGGGGAAGCGTTCGACACTTATGTTCAGGCCTATCGGCGGCCCGGTGCGGTACGCGGGGCGATGGCGGATTACCGGGCCAATCTCGAGGATAATGCGCAAGATCAGATCGATGCCGACGTGAAAATCACCTGTCCCGTCCTTTCGCTCTGGGGAGAGGATTTCGAAGCCGTCGGCAAAATGTTCGATATGCCTTCCATCTGGGCCGAGATGGCACACAATCTTCGCGCCGAACCGATCGCGCAATGTGGTCACCTGCCACATGAGGAACAGCCCGAGCGCGTGAACAAGCTGCTGCTGGAATTTCTCGATGGTTGGGCTGGTTGA
- a CDS encoding MaoC family dehydratase, which produces MDTPSSDKTILSSSPNTPHEKDNAEFDPTHFLVVPARTFEELKVGEVFRAPSRTLTDAHAAAFQTVSADNHPVHYDVEWARRHGHSAPVVHGLQVLAFTAPGATLFPHFIGEAFIAFTELSCQFLKEVHSGDTLYPMLTITALEPGEAGGTVVTRATVHNQRGELVLSGQHKYLLRMAEKQMAP; this is translated from the coding sequence ATGGACACGCCCAGTTCGGACAAGACGATATTGTCATCGAGTCCGAACACACCTCACGAAAAAGACAATGCGGAGTTCGATCCCACGCATTTTTTGGTCGTCCCGGCGCGCACGTTCGAGGAACTCAAAGTAGGGGAGGTCTTCCGCGCCCCCAGCCGTACGCTCACCGACGCCCATGCGGCTGCTTTTCAAACCGTCTCCGCCGATAATCATCCGGTCCATTATGATGTCGAGTGGGCGCGCAGACACGGGCATTCTGCACCTGTGGTTCATGGTCTGCAGGTGCTCGCCTTCACAGCGCCAGGAGCGACACTCTTTCCCCATTTCATTGGCGAGGCCTTTATCGCGTTTACGGAATTGTCATGTCAATTTCTGAAAGAAGTTCATTCAGGGGACACGCTCTACCCTATGCTGACCATCACGGCTCTCGAACCCGGTGAAGCTGGCGGCACTGTCGTGACGAGAGCAACGGTGCACAACCAGCGGGGAGAACTCGTCCTTTCCGGGCAGCATAAATATCTCCTTCGCATGGCGGAAAAGCAGATGGCTCCCTAG
- the katG gene encoding catalase/peroxidase HPI, which produces MDAQTDDKAQGKCPFVHAEHGRTNRDWWPKQPNLQILHQNSSLSNPMGEAFDYAKEFKSLDLNAVIADLKALMTDSQDWWPADFGHYGGLFIRMAWHSAGTYRIGDGRGGAGGGQQRFAPLNSWPDNVSLDKARRLLWPIKQKYGRKISWADLMILTGNVALESMGFKTFGFAGGRIDTWEPDQSAYWGAETTWLALSNDPNNKHSRYSGDRDLENPLAAVQMGLIYVNPEGPDGNPDPLAAARDIRETFARMAMNDEETVALIAGGHTFGKTHGAGPADHVGSEPEAAAVEQQGLGWKSSFGTGVGKDAITSGLEVIWTQTPIQWSNHYLENLFGFEWELTKSPAGAHQWRPKNGAGAGSVPDAFDPNKRHAPSMLTTDLALRADPAYEKIARRYLENPAEFADAFARAWFKLTHRDMGPRARYLGPLVPEEELIWQDPVPAVDHPLVDEADVVALKEKILSSGLTVAELVSTAWASASTFRGSDKRGGANGARILLAPQKDWAVNEPQKLDKVLKALEVIQADFNAALSGGKKISLADLIILAGGAAIEKAASEAGQKITVPFAPGRTDASQEQTDVHSFAPLEPPADGFRNDVPAKLAEISGHLLVDRAQLLTLTAPEMTVLIGGLRVLGANTGGSKHGVFTTRPGVLSNDFFTNLLDMGTEWKPAAEDGVYEGHDRKTKAVKWTATRVDLLFGSHAQLRALAEVYGCADAQTKFVTDFVAAWTKVMNADRFDLI; this is translated from the coding sequence ATGGACGCGCAGACAGACGACAAGGCCCAGGGCAAATGCCCGTTTGTGCATGCGGAACACGGCAGGACGAACCGGGATTGGTGGCCCAAGCAGCCCAATCTTCAGATCCTTCACCAGAATTCTAGCCTGTCCAACCCGATGGGCGAAGCGTTCGACTATGCGAAGGAGTTCAAGAGCCTGGATCTGAATGCTGTTATCGCGGACCTGAAGGCCCTGATGACCGACTCCCAAGACTGGTGGCCGGCGGATTTCGGCCATTATGGCGGTCTGTTCATCCGCATGGCCTGGCACAGCGCCGGCACCTACCGCATTGGGGATGGGCGTGGCGGCGCAGGCGGCGGGCAGCAGCGTTTCGCGCCGCTCAATAGCTGGCCGGATAATGTGAGTCTGGACAAGGCGCGCCGCTTGCTTTGGCCCATCAAACAAAAATATGGCCGCAAGATTTCCTGGGCGGACTTGATGATATTGACCGGAAATGTCGCGCTGGAATCGATGGGCTTCAAGACATTCGGTTTCGCCGGCGGGCGCATCGACACATGGGAGCCGGATCAGTCCGCTTATTGGGGGGCGGAGACCACATGGCTCGCCCTCAGCAATGATCCCAACAACAAGCACAGCCGTTATTCCGGTGACCGCGACCTTGAAAACCCGCTGGCCGCCGTGCAGATGGGGTTGATCTATGTGAATCCGGAAGGGCCGGATGGCAATCCTGATCCGTTGGCTGCCGCCCGCGACATTCGCGAAACCTTCGCGCGCATGGCGATGAATGATGAGGAAACCGTCGCGTTGATCGCGGGCGGGCATACATTCGGCAAGACCCATGGCGCAGGCCCGGCCGATCATGTCGGTTCCGAGCCGGAGGCTGCCGCGGTGGAGCAGCAGGGGCTGGGCTGGAAGAGCAGCTTCGGCACCGGCGTGGGCAAGGATGCGATCACGAGCGGGCTGGAGGTGATCTGGACCCAGACTCCCATCCAATGGAGCAACCACTATCTCGAAAACCTGTTCGGCTTTGAATGGGAACTCACCAAGAGTCCCGCGGGCGCGCATCAATGGCGGCCCAAGAACGGTGCGGGTGCCGGCAGCGTGCCGGATGCGTTCGACCCGAATAAGCGCCATGCGCCCTCGATGCTGACCACCGATCTCGCCCTGCGCGCAGACCCGGCCTATGAGAAAATCGCCCGCCGTTACCTCGAAAATCCCGCCGAATTCGCGGATGCATTTGCGCGTGCCTGGTTCAAGCTGACGCATCGCGATATGGGGCCCCGCGCGCGCTATCTCGGGCCGCTCGTGCCCGAGGAGGAGCTGATCTGGCAGGATCCGGTTCCGGCCGTGGACCATCCGCTGGTCGATGAGGCGGATGTGGTGGCGCTGAAGGAGAAAATCCTGTCGTCCGGCCTCACCGTGGCCGAACTGGTTTCGACCGCCTGGGCCTCCGCCTCCACGTTCCGCGGCTCCGACAAGCGCGGCGGCGCCAATGGCGCGCGCATCCTCTTGGCGCCGCAGAAGGACTGGGCGGTGAATGAGCCGCAGAAGCTCGACAAGGTGTTGAAGGCACTGGAGGTGATCCAGGCCGATTTCAACGCCGCGCTGAGCGGCGGCAAAAAGATCTCGCTGGCCGATCTCATTATACTGGCGGGTGGTGCTGCGATCGAGAAAGCCGCGAGCGAGGCGGGCCAAAAAATCACTGTGCCCTTCGCGCCGGGGCGCACGGATGCCTCCCAGGAGCAGACGGATGTTCATTCCTTCGCGCCGCTGGAGCCTCCGGCCGATGGGTTCCGTAATGACGTGCCCGCCAAGCTGGCGGAAATCTCTGGGCATCTGCTGGTGGACCGCGCACAGCTTCTGACCCTGACGGCGCCGGAAATGACCGTGCTGATCGGCGGCCTGCGGGTGCTGGGCGCTAATACGGGTGGCTCGAAGCATGGCGTGTTCACTACGCGGCCCGGCGTGCTGAGCAATGATTTCTTCACCAATCTGCTCGACATGGGGACCGAATGGAAACCCGCCGCCGAGGACGGTGTCTATGAGGGCCATGACCGCAAGACCAAGGCGGTGAAATGGACCGCCACCAGAGTGGATCTGCTGTTCGGCTCCCATGCGCAGCTACGTGCCCTGGCCGAAGTTTATGGCTGCGCGGACGCGCAGACGAAATTCGTGACGGATTTCGTGGCTGCTTGGACAAAGGTCATGAACGCCGACCGGTTCGATCTCATCTGA
- a CDS encoding response regulator transcription factor, whose protein sequence is MTHSTQRRDIVLVVDDSPETLSFLTDALEAAGATVLIAVDGANALALVERITPDIILMDAVMPGMDGFETCRRLKRDKIVTHVPVIFMTALSDTEQIVMGLEAGGVDYVTKPIALDELMARMRVHLTNARETYSARAALDAAGRFLLSVNRLGRVLWSTPQATALLTTITSSAPVDGFLLPETVRCWLDGLRGKTGDETETFELRIENADRRLKISYVSQVGPDELLLRVMEDNTLSPEQTLKTRLNLTSREAEVLTWVARGKSNRDIGEILGLSPRTVDKHLEQVYAKIGVENRVAATALAIQTLTPK, encoded by the coding sequence ATGACGCATAGCACACAGCGGCGTGACATTGTTCTTGTTGTGGACGATTCGCCTGAAACATTAAGCTTTTTGACCGACGCACTCGAAGCGGCCGGAGCGACCGTATTGATCGCGGTCGATGGCGCCAATGCCCTCGCGCTTGTCGAACGGATTACCCCTGACATCATCTTGATGGACGCCGTGATGCCGGGCATGGACGGTTTCGAAACCTGCCGCCGTCTGAAGCGCGATAAGATTGTGACACACGTGCCCGTGATCTTCATGACGGCTCTTTCCGATACCGAACAGATTGTCATGGGCCTCGAAGCCGGCGGCGTCGATTATGTGACGAAGCCAATCGCTTTGGACGAGCTCATGGCACGTATGCGCGTCCATCTCACCAATGCCCGCGAGACCTATAGCGCACGAGCCGCACTCGACGCGGCTGGCCGCTTTCTGCTCTCCGTCAACCGGTTGGGCCGCGTGCTCTGGAGCACTCCACAGGCAACAGCTTTGCTCACGACCATCACGAGTTCGGCACCCGTCGACGGTTTCCTGCTCCCTGAAACTGTACGATGCTGGCTCGACGGGCTGCGAGGAAAGACAGGAGATGAGACCGAGACATTCGAACTGCGGATCGAGAATGCAGACCGGAGGTTGAAAATATCCTATGTCAGTCAGGTCGGTCCGGATGAATTGCTGCTCAGGGTCATGGAAGACAATACCCTTTCGCCCGAGCAGACACTGAAAACCCGGCTGAACCTCACCTCTCGCGAGGCGGAGGTGTTGACATGGGTCGCTCGTGGCAAATCCAACCGTGACATAGGCGAAATCCTGGGCCTATCGCCACGCACCGTGGACAAACATCTAGAGCAGGTCTACGCAAAAATCGGAGTCGAAAATCGCGTAGCAGCGACAGCGCTCGCCATCCAGACATTAACGCCGAAGTAG